Proteins co-encoded in one Myxococcus xanthus genomic window:
- a CDS encoding DmpA family aminopeptidase has product MVHIPEETGPRVRARELGLPLGRFKPGKFNAITDVEGVLVGHSTLIRGEGPLRPGHGPVRTGVTAILPNQGNIFMERMTGGGFVLNGAGEVAGMTQLMEWGLIETPILLTNTMAVGAVSDGVARYLVDRYPGIGDEHDVIIPVVGECDDSWLNDISGRHVREEHVFEAINNASTGPVAEGNVGGGTGMVTCDFKGGIGTSSRKLPEVLGGYTLGVLVMSNFGKMHNLRVGGMPVGEVLAEKFKGTPKRGQTYGSIIAVVATDAPLLSHQINRLCKRVALGIGRVGSYAAHGSGEIVVGFSTANIIPRRTQKMVYKLKLLLDQRLDPLYEAVMEATEEAILNAMCMATSMTGANGNHCPALPLGEVRRFLDAYKPIFASVKKRPQQSSAPAAKERPSNEDREGDVTVSTARPTQVRSAEGIPFPTRPAPDDTGEPGGPEGSSSGSPPGSDS; this is encoded by the coding sequence ATGGTGCACATCCCCGAGGAGACGGGTCCGCGCGTTCGGGCCCGTGAGCTGGGCCTGCCGCTGGGGCGCTTCAAGCCCGGCAAGTTCAACGCCATCACCGACGTGGAGGGGGTGCTCGTCGGGCACAGCACGTTGATACGTGGCGAGGGCCCGCTTCGTCCCGGGCACGGTCCGGTGCGCACGGGGGTCACCGCCATCCTCCCCAACCAGGGGAACATCTTCATGGAGCGCATGACGGGGGGCGGCTTCGTGCTCAACGGCGCGGGCGAGGTCGCCGGCATGACGCAGCTCATGGAGTGGGGCCTCATCGAGACGCCCATCCTCCTCACCAACACCATGGCGGTGGGCGCGGTGTCGGACGGCGTGGCGCGTTACCTGGTGGACCGCTACCCCGGCATCGGTGACGAGCACGATGTCATCATCCCCGTGGTGGGGGAGTGTGACGATTCCTGGCTCAACGACATTTCCGGGCGCCACGTGCGCGAGGAGCATGTCTTCGAGGCCATCAACAACGCCTCCACTGGCCCCGTGGCCGAGGGGAACGTGGGCGGCGGCACTGGCATGGTGACGTGCGACTTCAAGGGCGGCATCGGCACGTCGTCCCGCAAGTTGCCGGAGGTGCTGGGCGGCTACACGCTGGGTGTGCTGGTGATGTCCAACTTCGGGAAGATGCACAACCTGCGGGTGGGCGGCATGCCCGTGGGTGAGGTGCTGGCGGAGAAGTTCAAGGGCACGCCCAAGCGCGGCCAGACGTACGGCTCCATCATCGCGGTGGTGGCCACGGACGCGCCGTTGCTGAGCCATCAAATCAACCGCCTCTGCAAGCGCGTGGCGCTGGGCATTGGCCGCGTGGGCAGCTACGCGGCGCACGGCTCAGGGGAGATTGTCGTCGGCTTCTCCACGGCGAACATCATCCCCCGGCGCACGCAGAAGATGGTCTACAAGCTGAAGCTCCTCCTGGATCAGCGCCTGGACCCCCTCTATGAGGCGGTCATGGAGGCCACCGAGGAGGCCATCCTCAACGCCATGTGCATGGCCACGTCCATGACGGGCGCCAACGGCAACCACTGTCCGGCGCTCCCCCTGGGCGAGGTCCGGCGCTTCCTGGACGCCTACAAGCCGATTTTCGCGTCCGTGAAGAAGCGCCCCCAGCAGTCGAGCGCTCCGGCGGCCAAGGAGCGGCCCAGCAACGAGGACCGGGAGGGGGACGTGACGGTGTCCACCGCCCGGCCGACCCAGGTCCGGAGCGCCGAGGGAATCCCGTTTCCCACCCGTCCGGCACCGGACGACACCGGCGAGCCGGGGGGGCCCGAGGGTTCCTCTTCCGGGAGCCCGCCGGGTTCTGATAGTTAA
- a CDS encoding D-alanine--D-alanine ligase family protein → MRIALTHNLRLSDLEEEAEFDTQETVNALAAAIERIGHRLERFEVSGPASRTVARLEAYSPDLIFNTAEGRRGRFREAFYPALFDELGFPYTGSDAYALAVTLDKQLTKLVLSKQGIRTPGWQYVEKLSELSAENLRFPVIVKPNFEGSSKGISQDSIAETLDEVRAKVAAALEKYPSGVLVEEYISGRDLAVPFLESVDNDYDGVLSPVEYVIDPAVTQGRKYAIYDYALKTSREGTVSVRAPAQIPPRTAEDVRRMAQKVYRALDCRDLGRIDVRLSDAGVPYFLEINALPSLEPGAGIYAAAELDGLHLDGVINSIITSAAKRYKIKDSSRRQGKPARKSGPLRVGFSFNVKRVKPTATAEAVEDSEAEYDSPNTLQAIREAIASWGHEVIDLEATAELPSVLSSTPLDVVFNIAEGFKGRNRESQVPALLELLDIPYTGSDPATLSIALDKGLAKKIVRQAGILTPNFQLMATGKERLNKEFTSFPLIVKPVAEGSSKGVVTKSVCHSEAELREVVREIAGKYQQPALIEEYIRGREFTVGLLGERRPRVLPPMEIVFLDREEKNPVYSFQHKLDWTDRIRYDAPAKLEPALLERLRTAARNSFMALGCRDVARIDFRMDDKGRIYFIECNPLPGLTPGWSDLVLIAQGAGMDYRGLIGEIMAPAIPRYKEREARRAASEHPASVLRKSVPLEEGTPAAAQPVAATAPAPASPAPEPSPRMDAKA, encoded by the coding sequence ATGCGCATCGCGCTGACCCACAACCTCAGGCTGTCTGATTTGGAAGAAGAGGCGGAGTTCGACACGCAGGAGACGGTCAACGCGCTCGCGGCGGCCATCGAGCGCATCGGCCACCGGCTGGAGCGCTTCGAGGTGAGCGGCCCGGCCTCGCGCACCGTGGCGCGGCTGGAGGCCTACAGCCCGGACCTCATCTTCAACACCGCCGAGGGCCGCCGCGGCCGCTTCCGCGAGGCCTTCTATCCGGCCCTCTTCGACGAGCTGGGCTTCCCGTACACGGGCTCGGACGCGTACGCGCTGGCGGTGACGCTCGACAAGCAGCTCACCAAGCTGGTGCTGTCCAAGCAGGGCATCCGCACGCCCGGCTGGCAGTACGTGGAGAAGCTCAGCGAGCTGTCCGCGGAGAACCTGCGCTTCCCTGTCATCGTGAAGCCCAACTTCGAGGGCTCGTCCAAGGGCATCAGCCAGGACTCCATCGCGGAGACGCTGGACGAGGTTCGCGCCAAGGTGGCCGCCGCGCTGGAGAAGTACCCGTCCGGCGTGCTGGTGGAGGAGTACATCTCCGGCCGCGACCTCGCCGTGCCGTTCCTGGAGTCGGTGGACAATGACTACGACGGCGTGCTCTCCCCGGTGGAGTACGTCATCGACCCGGCCGTCACGCAGGGCCGCAAGTACGCCATCTACGACTATGCGCTGAAGACGTCGCGGGAGGGCACGGTCAGCGTGCGCGCCCCTGCGCAGATTCCGCCTCGCACGGCGGAGGACGTCCGGCGGATGGCGCAAAAGGTGTACCGGGCGCTCGACTGCCGCGACCTGGGCCGCATCGACGTGCGCCTCAGTGACGCCGGCGTGCCGTACTTCCTGGAGATCAACGCGCTCCCCAGCCTGGAGCCGGGCGCGGGCATCTACGCGGCGGCGGAGCTGGACGGCCTGCACCTGGATGGGGTCATCAACTCCATCATCACCAGCGCGGCGAAGCGGTACAAAATCAAGGACTCGTCGCGTCGCCAGGGCAAGCCAGCGCGCAAGAGCGGTCCGCTGCGCGTGGGCTTCAGCTTCAACGTGAAGCGCGTGAAGCCCACGGCCACGGCGGAGGCGGTGGAGGACAGCGAGGCCGAGTACGACTCGCCGAACACGCTCCAGGCCATCCGCGAGGCGATTGCGTCGTGGGGCCACGAGGTCATCGACCTGGAGGCCACGGCCGAGCTTCCCTCGGTGCTGTCGAGCACGCCGCTGGACGTGGTGTTCAACATCGCGGAGGGCTTCAAGGGCCGCAACCGAGAGAGCCAGGTCCCGGCGCTGCTGGAGCTGCTGGACATCCCGTACACGGGCTCGGACCCGGCCACGCTGTCCATCGCCCTGGACAAGGGCCTGGCGAAGAAGATTGTCCGGCAGGCTGGCATCCTCACGCCCAACTTCCAGCTCATGGCGACGGGCAAGGAGCGCCTCAACAAGGAGTTCACCAGCTTCCCGCTCATCGTGAAGCCGGTGGCGGAGGGCAGCTCCAAGGGCGTCGTCACCAAGAGCGTCTGCCACAGCGAGGCGGAGCTGCGCGAGGTGGTGCGCGAGATTGCCGGCAAGTACCAGCAGCCCGCGCTCATCGAGGAGTACATCCGCGGCCGTGAGTTCACCGTGGGCCTGCTGGGCGAGCGGCGTCCCCGCGTCCTGCCGCCCATGGAGATCGTCTTCCTGGACCGGGAGGAGAAGAACCCCGTCTACAGCTTCCAGCACAAGCTCGATTGGACGGACCGCATCCGCTACGACGCGCCGGCGAAGCTGGAGCCCGCGCTGCTGGAGCGGCTGCGCACGGCGGCGCGCAACTCGTTCATGGCGCTGGGATGCCGCGACGTCGCGCGCATCGACTTCCGCATGGATGACAAGGGGCGCATCTACTTCATCGAGTGCAACCCGCTGCCGGGCCTGACGCCGGGCTGGAGCGACCTGGTGCTCATCGCCCAGGGCGCCGGCATGGACTACCGGGGGCTCATCGGCGAAATCATGGCCCCCGCCATCCCCCGCTACAAGGAGCGCGAGGCGCGCCGCGCCGCCAGCGAGCACCCCGCTTCGGTGTTGCGCAAGAGCGTGCCCCTGGAGGAGGGGACTCCCGCCGCCGCGCAGCCCGTGGCCGCGACGGCCCCCGCACCGGCATCCCCAGCGCCGGAGCCGTCTCCGCGCATGGACGCGAAGGCCTGA
- a CDS encoding RDD family protein — protein MSTPRSRVFMAASRQGGGRALRLVSGDAQPDSPYPKASLWLRGGARAVDVSVAWGLYVVGGAAGAVVALLFLLLADGMLQGQSVGKRIFGVKVMHLPTRSAARHRDSTLRNAPLALIVLLGMMPAPHGTVAAAAGLIVIGSVEAWCVLRDPLGWRLGDTWAQTQVVDGKVVAGVTVAARTPVAHERASGRLMSAAKVRRGRSSFRKRRGYPCASR, from the coding sequence GTGAGCACCCCGCGAAGCCGCGTGTTCATGGCGGCAAGCCGGCAAGGGGGTGGCCGCGCCTTGCGGTTGGTGTCCGGAGACGCGCAACCCGATTCGCCCTATCCCAAGGCCTCGCTCTGGCTGCGCGGCGGCGCGCGGGCGGTGGACGTGTCGGTGGCGTGGGGCCTGTACGTCGTGGGAGGGGCGGCGGGCGCGGTGGTGGCGCTGCTGTTCCTGCTGCTGGCGGATGGGATGCTCCAGGGCCAGAGCGTGGGCAAGCGCATCTTCGGCGTGAAGGTGATGCATCTGCCCACGCGCTCGGCGGCGCGGCACCGCGACAGCACCCTGCGCAACGCGCCGCTGGCGCTCATCGTGCTGCTGGGAATGATGCCCGCGCCGCATGGGACGGTGGCCGCGGCCGCGGGGCTCATTGTCATCGGCAGCGTGGAGGCATGGTGCGTGCTGAGGGATCCGCTGGGCTGGCGGCTGGGCGACACCTGGGCGCAGACGCAGGTGGTCGACGGGAAGGTCGTCGCGGGCGTAACCGTTGCAGCTCGCACGCCGGTCGCGCATGAGCGCGCCTCCGGCAGGCTCATGTCCGCGGCGAAGGTGCGCCGTGGACGCTCGTCGTTCAGGAAGCGAAGGGGGTACCCATGCGCATCGCGCTGA
- the hemB gene encoding porphobilinogen synthase, with protein sequence MAYPIHRPRRLRRNAVLRDMVRETRLDPGDFIYPLFVVEGRDVRRPIVSMPGIFNLSLEHVVAEARHARKLGVPAVLLFGIPNHKDARGTQAYADDGIVQRAIQEIKAAEPDLQVIVDVCLCEFTDHGHCGVLEGGHVVNDATLALLAKMSVSCAKAGADIIAPSDMMDGRVAAIRAALDETGFGELPIMAYSAKFASGYYGPFREAAQNTPTSGDRRGYQMDPGNVREALKEVALDVEEGADMIMVKPALAYLDVIRAVRERWELPVVSYNVSGEYSMLKAAGQNGWIDYERVMLETLTSMKRAGSDLIITYHALEAAKLL encoded by the coding sequence ATGGCCTATCCCATCCACCGACCCCGCCGCCTGCGCCGCAACGCCGTCCTGCGTGACATGGTGCGCGAGACGCGCCTCGACCCGGGCGACTTCATCTACCCCCTCTTCGTCGTGGAAGGCCGGGACGTGCGCCGTCCCATCGTCTCCATGCCGGGGATCTTCAACCTGTCGCTGGAGCACGTCGTCGCCGAGGCCAGGCACGCCCGGAAGCTGGGCGTGCCCGCCGTCCTCCTGTTCGGCATCCCCAACCACAAGGACGCCCGCGGCACCCAGGCCTACGCCGACGACGGCATCGTCCAGCGCGCCATTCAGGAGATCAAGGCGGCCGAGCCGGACCTCCAGGTCATCGTCGACGTCTGCCTGTGCGAGTTCACCGACCACGGCCACTGCGGCGTGTTGGAAGGCGGCCACGTCGTCAATGACGCCACGCTGGCGCTGCTGGCGAAGATGTCCGTGAGCTGCGCCAAGGCGGGCGCGGACATCATCGCTCCGTCGGACATGATGGATGGCCGCGTGGCCGCCATCCGCGCCGCCCTGGACGAGACGGGCTTCGGCGAGCTGCCCATCATGGCGTACTCGGCCAAGTTCGCGTCCGGCTACTACGGGCCGTTCCGCGAGGCCGCCCAGAACACGCCCACCTCCGGTGACCGCCGGGGCTACCAGATGGACCCCGGCAACGTCCGCGAGGCCCTCAAGGAAGTGGCCCTGGACGTGGAGGAGGGCGCGGACATGATCATGGTCAAGCCCGCGCTGGCCTACCTGGACGTCATCCGCGCCGTGCGCGAGCGCTGGGAGCTGCCCGTCGTCTCCTACAACGTGTCCGGCGAGTACTCGATGCTCAAGGCCGCCGGGCAGAACGGGTGGATTGACTACGAGCGGGTGATGCTGGAGACGCTCACGTCCATGAAGCGCGCCGGCTCCGACCTCATCATCACCTACCACGCCCTGGAGGCGGCGAAGCTCCTGTAG
- a CDS encoding ABC transporter ATP-binding protein, producing the protein MRKTYHRAFRKGGTEALRGMDLTVPEGSAFGLIGPNGAGKTTFIKSILGIVQPTEGSIRVLGGSPEDPRIRARIGYLPERLHLPGTWTAPAFLATVTRLKGLPVDPAVNLRLLERVGLSDAVGRRIGGYSKGMRQRLGLAAALVGTPSLLVLDEPTDGIDPMGRMEVRRILQDEVQRGTTLFLNSHLLAETERVCDRVAILAGGRVVREGRLEDLARGGVRWLVRFAPGANAEALVTAGFVRGVAEGQYVVEAEDPAALNRALDRARAAGALMVELRRDGTDLESVLMGTVEAAA; encoded by the coding sequence TTGAGGAAGACGTACCACCGGGCCTTCCGGAAGGGCGGCACCGAGGCCCTCCGAGGCATGGACCTGACGGTGCCGGAAGGAAGCGCCTTCGGCCTCATCGGCCCCAACGGTGCGGGCAAGACGACCTTCATCAAGAGCATCCTCGGCATCGTCCAGCCCACGGAGGGGTCCATCCGGGTACTGGGGGGCTCGCCCGAGGACCCGCGCATCCGCGCCCGCATCGGCTACCTGCCCGAGCGCCTGCACCTGCCCGGCACCTGGACGGCGCCCGCCTTCCTGGCGACGGTGACGCGGCTGAAGGGCCTCCCCGTGGACCCCGCGGTGAACCTGCGCCTCCTGGAGCGCGTGGGCCTGTCGGACGCGGTGGGCCGGCGCATTGGCGGGTACTCCAAGGGCATGCGTCAGCGGCTGGGCCTGGCCGCGGCGCTGGTGGGTACCCCTTCCCTGTTGGTGCTGGACGAGCCCACGGACGGAATCGACCCCATGGGGCGGATGGAAGTGCGGCGCATCCTCCAAGACGAGGTGCAGCGAGGCACGACGCTGTTCCTCAACTCCCACCTGCTGGCGGAGACCGAGCGTGTCTGTGACCGCGTCGCCATCCTCGCGGGAGGCCGCGTGGTGCGCGAGGGCCGGCTGGAGGACCTGGCGCGCGGCGGCGTCCGGTGGCTGGTGCGCTTCGCCCCGGGCGCCAACGCGGAGGCCCTGGTGACGGCAGGCTTCGTCCGAGGCGTCGCGGAGGGACAATACGTCGTCGAGGCGGAGGACCCGGCGGCGCTCAACCGGGCATTGGACCGGGCGCGCGCGGCGGGGGCGTTGATGGTGGAGCTGCGGCGTGACGGAACGGACCTGGAGTCGGTGCTGATGGGAACAGTGGAGGCCGCGGCGTGA
- a CDS encoding ABC transporter permease subunit, producing MKPVLGIAGYVLREAMSRKFILAFMVGITLVLTVVALSLRIEVVDGALAASRLFGEEIRSSIRSVDVALRPVYQAAAFLVFYGGILFGIVACSDFAPSLMSPGRIEHLLALPIQRWHLLAGTFLGVMVLALGGTLYGTTGLVLIFGVKAGYWTAGPLIAGLLACVGFAAVYAVMLTAATLVRSAALCAASGFVFLVGGIIAGYRQQMTPFFEEGFGREAFRAVTLVLPRLSALAVAAGDIAASTPLEVRSLGLLLLGVLVFGFGALAVGFWRFEGKDY from the coding sequence GTGAAGCCCGTCCTGGGAATCGCGGGCTACGTGCTCCGTGAGGCGATGTCGCGCAAGTTCATCCTGGCGTTCATGGTGGGCATCACCCTGGTGCTGACCGTGGTGGCGCTGAGCTTGCGCATCGAAGTGGTGGACGGAGCGCTCGCGGCGTCTCGGCTGTTCGGCGAGGAGATTCGCTCGAGCATCCGCTCCGTCGACGTGGCCCTGCGGCCCGTGTACCAGGCCGCGGCGTTCCTGGTGTTCTACGGCGGCATCCTGTTCGGCATCGTCGCGTGCTCGGACTTCGCGCCGTCGCTGATGTCACCCGGGCGCATCGAGCACCTGCTGGCGCTGCCCATCCAGCGTTGGCACCTGCTGGCGGGGACGTTCCTGGGCGTGATGGTGCTGGCGCTGGGTGGGACGCTGTATGGGACGACGGGGCTGGTGCTCATCTTCGGCGTGAAGGCGGGGTACTGGACGGCGGGGCCGCTCATCGCCGGATTGCTGGCGTGCGTGGGATTCGCGGCGGTGTACGCGGTGATGCTGACGGCGGCGACGCTGGTGCGCAGCGCAGCGCTGTGCGCGGCCTCCGGCTTCGTCTTCCTGGTGGGAGGAATCATCGCGGGCTACCGGCAGCAGATGACGCCCTTCTTCGAGGAGGGATTTGGACGCGAAGCCTTCCGGGCGGTGACGCTGGTGTTGCCGCGGCTGTCCGCGCTGGCCGTGGCCGCGGGCGACATCGCCGCGTCCACGCCGCTGGAGGTGCGCTCGCTGGGCTTGCTGTTGCTCGGTGTGCTGGTGTTTGGATTCGGAGCCTTGGCGGTGGGGTTCTGGCGCTTCGAGGGAAAGGATTACTGA
- a CDS encoding DUF4190 domain-containing protein yields the protein MDATVALCPLHPERPAEGTCSRCGTFLCEGCRRWQVGRMLCLHCHTVALGEKPSKRATLALIFATVGFIGFVPGLVGLVLGYQELAAIRRGAAPGSGEGWAVLARNVGWFHMAMLVIIGLGVALRG from the coding sequence ATGGATGCGACGGTCGCGCTGTGCCCCCTTCATCCCGAGCGGCCCGCGGAGGGGACGTGCAGCCGCTGCGGCACCTTCTTGTGTGAAGGCTGCCGCAGGTGGCAGGTGGGGCGCATGCTCTGCCTTCACTGCCACACCGTCGCGCTGGGAGAGAAACCCTCCAAACGCGCCACGCTGGCGCTCATCTTCGCCACGGTGGGGTTCATCGGGTTCGTGCCGGGCCTCGTGGGGCTCGTGCTGGGCTACCAGGAGCTGGCGGCCATCCGGCGCGGTGCCGCTCCTGGCTCAGGGGAGGGATGGGCCGTGCTCGCTCGCAACGTTGGCTGGTTCCACATGGCCATGCTGGTCATCATCGGCCTCGGCGTGGCCCTGCGAGGCTGA
- a CDS encoding Ig-like domain-containing protein, giving the protein MRIVSKGARGLSALLGAAALASIGCGDVPDASESSQAELLQTSAPLDCLSSIKPERELLIQDATVLNDPVRTAWSGAMPMVRGAADGAWSFGRRLAEMSGDVAPSEFVRDRLQRGAEQDAVARTLVPQLLEAWPRLADGTLDMTKAPMRLKAIVNHVDTHNSDRHSAGEGHLVFDAIDADGKPLPLTATLVYDLHASKPSDALHWARQWHALATQTPGTEAFNTTLQAVTDRFTAAPGRLQVSTTESVLDSARSKSTDARRLAKDFGNLLCTDSAAPTVTLLSPSPDSAVRGTITLTASAYDDVGVTRVDFFSGSTLIASDAQPPFIVDWDTTTSPSGTRALTAQAFDADGNMGISDPVSVMVDNFAPIILSGTPQYNPQTLNYVRGNITVGWTVTDQSLSGVVLAEFFQEGYLKGSLTSPTSLGYTFPWDTRVLANRSYSLTLRATDRAGNVATHTRSLIVDNAPPTSVLTAPANGDVVSGVVTLAANASDSQSLYYVAFEIDGVIQTPYSTTAPFTRTWDTTGKSGTHVIVAIAYDRVGNSQRSNAVTVTVP; this is encoded by the coding sequence ATGCGCATCGTTTCGAAAGGGGCCCGTGGCCTTTCCGCACTGCTTGGCGCGGCGGCCCTGGCATCCATCGGTTGTGGTGATGTCCCGGACGCGTCGGAGAGCTCCCAGGCCGAGCTCCTGCAGACAAGCGCGCCTCTGGATTGCCTCTCCTCCATCAAACCGGAGCGGGAGCTGCTCATCCAGGATGCGACCGTGCTGAATGACCCGGTGCGTACGGCCTGGTCCGGAGCGATGCCCATGGTGCGCGGGGCCGCGGACGGCGCGTGGAGCTTCGGCCGACGACTGGCGGAGATGAGCGGAGACGTCGCGCCCTCCGAGTTCGTCCGCGACAGGCTCCAGCGGGGTGCGGAACAGGACGCGGTCGCCCGCACGCTCGTGCCCCAGCTCCTCGAAGCGTGGCCCCGACTCGCGGATGGCACCCTGGACATGACGAAGGCACCGATGCGGCTGAAGGCCATCGTCAACCACGTGGACACCCACAATTCGGACCGGCACAGCGCTGGCGAGGGCCACCTGGTCTTCGATGCAATCGATGCGGACGGCAAGCCACTGCCCCTCACCGCCACCCTCGTGTACGACCTGCATGCATCCAAGCCCTCGGACGCGCTCCACTGGGCCCGGCAATGGCATGCACTCGCCACGCAGACTCCGGGTACGGAGGCATTCAACACCACCCTCCAGGCCGTCACCGACCGATTCACCGCCGCCCCAGGCCGGCTCCAGGTGAGCACGACGGAATCGGTCCTCGACTCAGCGCGCTCGAAATCCACCGACGCGCGGCGCCTCGCGAAGGACTTCGGAAACCTGCTGTGCACCGATAGCGCAGCCCCTACCGTGACGCTCCTCTCGCCGAGCCCGGACAGTGCCGTGCGCGGCACCATCACCCTGACGGCGAGCGCCTACGATGACGTCGGCGTCACGCGCGTGGACTTCTTCTCAGGGTCCACCCTCATCGCCTCCGACGCCCAGCCCCCTTTCATCGTGGACTGGGACACGACGACGTCCCCCTCCGGCACCCGGGCGCTGACAGCCCAGGCCTTCGACGCGGACGGCAACATGGGCATCTCCGACCCGGTGAGCGTCATGGTGGACAACTTCGCTCCCATCATTCTTTCGGGCACGCCCCAGTACAACCCGCAGACCCTGAACTATGTGCGCGGCAACATCACCGTGGGCTGGACCGTGACGGACCAGTCCCTCTCAGGCGTGGTCCTGGCCGAGTTCTTCCAGGAGGGGTACCTCAAGGGCTCGCTGACGAGCCCCACCAGCCTTGGGTACACCTTCCCGTGGGACACGCGGGTGCTGGCCAATCGATCCTACAGCCTGACCCTGCGCGCGACTGACAGGGCAGGCAATGTCGCGACGCACACCCGTTCGCTGATCGTCGACAACGCGCCGCCCACGTCCGTCCTGACCGCACCGGCCAACGGAGACGTCGTCAGTGGTGTCGTCACGCTGGCGGCCAATGCGAGTGACAGCCAATCGCTCTACTACGTCGCCTTCGAGATCGACGGTGTCATCCAGACACCCTATTCGACCACCGCGCCCTTCACCCGTACGTGGGACACGACGGGCAAGTCCGGCACGCACGTCATTGTCGCCATCGCGTATGACCGCGTGGGCAACAGCCAACGCAGCAACGCAGTGACGGTCACCGTTCCGTGA